The stretch of DNA ATTGAGAGagaacgagagagagagagaatatagCAGAAAGATTTGTGTATTGTATTATGAGTAAGATGAGTAAGTTGTGTAAGTTGTGTACAATTGATGAGATAGCTATAGCTTTTATACTATGGGTAAACCGACATTATGGGAGGTCTAACAACCTCTAACTAACTCCTAACAAACTTCTAACTAAGTTTGTTAGGTTATATTCTATCACCCCTCCTCAAGTTGGAGACTGTGAAAACAGACCCAACTTTGACTGAATGAAACCATGCTGAGGTCCTGGCAAGGCTTTAGTGAAGATATCAGCTGGTTGCTGTTTAGTAGGAACATAAGAAAGACTTATGAGACCTGCTTGAAGTTTTTCTCTTACAAAGTGGCAATCCAAATCAATGTGTTTGGTGCGTTCGTGGAATACAAGGTTCTTGGCAATATGGATTGCAGCCTGGCTATCACACTTCACAGGTATTGGAAGAACATCAATTACATCAAGCTCATGTAGTAGTCTGCTCAACCAGGCCAGTTCTGCAGTCAGTCGTCTCAGGGACCTATATTCTGCTTCAGCAGAGGATAGAGACACTGTTTGTTGTTTTTTAGACTTCCAGGAAAGAAGAGATCCACCTAAGAACACGAGGAAACCACTGACAAACCTTCTTGTTTCAGGGCAGGCAGCCCAGTCAGCATCACAAAATCCTTCAAGATGATAACTAGGTCTATTATTCAGGAGAATTCCTTGACAAGGATCCTTGGAAATGTATCTCAACACATGGATAGTTGCTGACCAGTGCTGATCTCTTGGAAAGGCCATAAATTGGCTAAGTAATTGGACTGCAAATGCTATGTCGGGCCTGGAGTTTGTTAGGTAATTGAGTTTCCCAACAATCTTCCTGTATTTTGCTGGGTTGTCGATTAAATTTCCTGACTCAGCAGTTAACCTCAGTGTGGCATCTAGAGGACTGTTGACATGTCTTGTATTGTCACATTTGAACTCCTTGAGCAATTCAGTAGCAAATTTTCTTTGTGTTATTATCATACCATTTGGAACTGTTGTAAATTCCATTCCCAAAAAATAATGTAATTTGCCTAAATCCTTGATTTTGAAGGCATCTTCTAAATATTTCTTGAGACTTTCAATTTCTGTGGAATTATTCCCAATCATTAGTATATCATCTACATAAATTGCTAAGTAGACTACTTTTCCATCAGATTTCTTGGAGAATAGTGAATGATCATTCAGGGATTGCTTATATCCTTTTGCTCTTAGTGCTTGACAAAGCTTGGCATTCCATTGCCTAGAAGCTTGTTTGAGATCATATAAGGATCTCTCAAGCTTGCAGACCATGTTAGGTTGAGAAATTTCTAATCCAGGAGGAGGCTTCATATACACCTCCTCGTGCAAATCTCCATGCAAAAATGTGTTATTAACATCTAACTGACAAAGCTGCCAACCTTTCTTGACTGCTACTGCTAGTAGTGTTCTTATTGTTGTCATTTTCACAACAGGTGAAAAAGTTTCAGTGTAGTCAATTCCCTCTTTTTGTGTGAAGCCCTTGACTACCAGTCTTGCTTTGTACCTCTCTATGGTACCATCTGATTTGTGCTTAACTTTAAAAACCCACTTGCAAGAAATAGTTTTCTTGCCAGCAGGAAGAGGGACAAGAGACCAAGTACCATTAACTTGTAAAGCTTTGAATTCTGCTGGTATTGCATTCTGCCACTCAGGGTACTTAGCTGCTTCATCATAATTTCTTGGCTCTTGTATAGTAACACTATTTTATATGCTAGAAACAGTAGCACAAAAAGAACTAGAGGAAGAAAAATTCTCACACAGAGAGGTTAGTGTATGACAACAAACAGCATTGTAAGTCTTTTTCTGAGGGCATACATAACCCTGTAAGTATGATGGTGGTCTAATAGACCTAGTAGATGTTCTTATGCTTCCTGGAACTGTAATGCTATGACCCGAATTATTTGTGGTCTCAGTATGTAAAATATTCTGGTCAGTTAAGGGACCAGTGTGTATGGGATTGACCTGGACAGTGTTATCAGGATTTGTGGTTGCAGATGGTATATTAAAATTTGGACTAGCAGAATAGTCAGTGACAAGTACAGGAATGTAACTAGCCTCAGAATGctcaacataaggaaatatatgtTCATGAAAGATAACATCTCGAGAATAAATGATAGATTTAGTCTCCATGTTTATAAATTTATATGTCTTCTTACCATAAGGATAACCTAGAAAAATGCAAGTAGTTGCTCTAGGTGCAAATTTGTCCCTGCCAGGTTTACTAGTTGAAGCATAGACAAGACAACCAAAACTTCTCATATGGCTTAAAGTAGGAGCTTTACCAAATAAAACTTGAAAATGAGACAAGCCTTGCAAAATTCTAGTTGGTAACCTATTGATAATGTAAGTAGCTGTTAGAATACATTCACCTCAATATTTGGTAGGCAAGTTTGATTAGAATTCTAAAGCTCTGGCTATTTCTAATAGGTGCTTATGTTTTATCTCTACCACTCCATTCTGTTGAGGAGTATGAAAGCAAGTAGTTTGATGTACAATGCCATTATCAAGGAGAAATTGAGATAAAATGTACAATGCCATTATAAGATCTTATAACTTTGATATTCTTGCCAAACTGAGTACCAACCATTGCAATAAAAGTCTTGATAAAGACAAAAGCATTACTTTTACAAGATAAGAGATGAGTCCAAGTACACCTACTAAAATCATCAACAATGGTGAGAAAATACTTGTAGCCATTGTAAGTTTGTGTATGGTAAGGACCCCACAAGTCTATATGAATTAACTCAAAAGGTTCAAAAGAAATAGATTCACTCAATTGAAAAGATAATTTATGCTGTCTTGCTTTAGCACAAATGGAACAAGAAGTAAAATCACACTTATTATCATTCACATTACAAATTTGCAGTTGCTTTAGTTTGTACAAAGGAAGATGTCCTAACCTATGATGCCATACATCACTAGAGACAGATAAGATTGCATAATTAAAACTATGTTTATTAAATGCTTGCTCAGAAGCAGCATTAGTAAACTCAGCAGAATGAGAATTGGTATGTGTCTCAGCAAGATGAATGTTAGGTTGCAGAAGATAAAGATCATTATAGTTTTTACCAAGGACCAGGTCAGGGGTGAAACTAACAGTGCTACTAAATTGCTTACTTAGTTTACTAATGGACAGAAGATTGATCTGGAAGAAAGGCACATATAACACATTCTGCAATGAAAAACCAGGAGCAACAAGTATTGTGCCTATGGTATTGATATATATTATCTGACCATTAGGTAAAGATATACTATAAGGCTTCTCTAGGTGTCTAAAATCAGAAAATAAGGCCTTATTAGAGCACATGTGATCACTAGCACCAATATCAAGAATCCATGTATTTAGAAAAACACTAAAAGAGGTAGAGTGAACATTACCAGCAAAATTTGCAGCAGATGCAGGACCAGCAAGACCAGTAGAGTTCAAAGTAAAATTATGATTGCTGTTAATGTTGGGATTCTGTGCATTGTCATCAGCAACAGGAGTTTGATAAGAACCCAAAATGCCATCCTGATTATTGAAGACATTTGCTGCAAACCTCTTGTTTCTGTTCTGCAGATGCTTGCAATTGTCAGTCTTGTGGCCAGGTTTATTGCAGTAAATGCAAAAGGTAGTCTGCTGCCTTGGTGGATTCTGATCATTTGACAACCGATTGTAACCTGGAATAAAATTCTTGCCTTTGTAATTGCTATTCGAATTACCAAAGTTTCCATAATTGTTGTTGTTACTCTTCTTGAAATTCCCATCTTGAGAGTAGTTTGCCCCTCCTTGATTAAAGTTCCCTTGAGTACATTGATTATGAGGATAACCAGATTGTTTGAACTGGCGTTGATTATTAGAGGCACCATTCCAATTATTACCCTTATAATTCGTGTTTTTGGCATACAATGCTGCAGAATCAGGTTGAAAAGCAACATTGTTGTAAATCTCCCTTTGCCCTTCTTCTTGTAAAAAACTATTGTATATTGAAGTGATTTTGGGTAAAGGATTTTTCAGTAAAATAGTCCCTCGGATATTGGAGTATGAATCATTGAGACCCATCAAGAATTGGACAGCTCATTGATCTTCTTGAAATTTGAGTTGTTTATCCTTTGCACCACAAGTACATGTGCAAACACAGACTGGATTCATGCCCATACCATCAATTTCATCCCAGATTGTCTTGAGTTTAGTGAAATATGATCCAATATTGTCATTGCCTTGGGAGAAATCATTGAGTTTCTTTTGAACTCCATATAATTGAGCTCCATTAGACTGTCCAAATCTTTCTTCCAACTCTACCCACGCAACTCTTGCAGTACTActgaaaagaattgattttgatATCTCTGGAGAAACACTGTTCAAAATCCAAGAAAGAACAGTGTCATTACATCTTTGCCAAAGTAGAGCAGTTGCAGCAGTGGAAGAAGGTCTGGGTATAGTGCCATCAATAAAACCCACTTTCTTCTTTGCAGACAAAGCAGTCAGCATTGCCCTCTTCCAGCCACCAAAACCAGTACCATCGAAAGGAGTAGCAACCAATTTGTTGCTTAGAGTATCAGAATGGTGTATATAATGTGGATCATCCATGCTTATttatgtttgtaagttttctgtTGCCATTTTCTTGAATTAAAgatgaagataaagaaattgaagatgaagatgaattgATAGacaaatgaagaagatgaagatatgAATGTAAAATTGATACGTGGGAGCTATGCAGAAACATGTTCAGATTGaacctgctctgataccatgttgaaCTTGATAGTTCATCATGATTAAGATGTGATTTGATTAAATGTTTAGAAAGAAagattgagagagagagagagagagagagagagagagagagagagagaatatagCAGAAAGATTTGTGTATTGTATTATGAGTAAGATGAGTAAGTTGTGTACAATTTATGAGATAGCTATAGCTTTTATACTAGGGGTAAACCGACTTATGGGAGGTCTAACAACCTCTAACTAACTTCTAACAAACTTCTAACTAAGTTTGTTAGGTTATATTCTATCATTATATTCTAGCACATACTTCCTAAAAGTCTACGTCCACTATCTCTCTTGTTAATATTTTCCTTATAATCCTATCCAATTACAAAGAAAATCTCCACGATCAACCCAATCCTGCTTCTCGAGTCCAACCCTGTACCTCAATTAACTCTCTCTCACAAAACTGAAAATTACAACACGATTATTTTCTTATATGATTCCCAAGTTAGAACGATGGAAAACAATGATTGCCTAGAGATGTGAGAACTCAAGGATTCAAAATTCGAAAATTGATTCAATGGGCACAACTCAGAAGCTTTATAAACCATTTATAGGATGAGACGAGATGAATCAATTCTGAAAAAACAACACTAAATTTATAGGAGAAGGTTCATTAATCAAATCTTCCAAAATAAGGCAAGAGAATGTTCTTAGGATAATTCTAGAACAAATAGTTTTTATAAACCATTTTGACTTATTCTAGATAAGACCTTGTTCTTTTGGatttaatttcagttctaataagttcagttcagttcagctctattaagttcatttcagttcagttcagctccattcagttcagttcagattatcTTATTTCAACACTAATATTactattcttattttatattcttattgatatcattatattaatttatttactattgttattattattattgcagaAATGCAAGAGGAtctcttattaatataataaaacCATACAAGACCCTTCTACCAAATCTACAAGGAGGTCAGAATAACAACCTTTACAACAAACCTACCAAGcaaaatacaagattaaaacaacTTAAGCAAATCCAAAGAACAATTAGCCATCCTTAAAGTAACTTGACTAATGACAAGCTGAACAACAACCTCAGGATCACGAGCAAGACCTTTGAAGATTCGATTATTTCGCTCACGCCAAGTGTGGTAAATAGTACAAAGTAGAGCACATCTGCTACGCTTCTTAATCCAACTACTCCCCCTATTATGAGTGAAGAACCAGGCCAAAATATCAGGGAAGCAAGTAACGGATGTAGCAAAGTTGAAGGCAGCATGTAATAGCAGTCCATatactattgttattgttattgttattgttactgttattattattattattattattattattattattattattattattattattattatttttatatttattatatttttttttagccGGAAAGAACATATATTAAAATGGAAAAGCAGAGTACATCATCATGGTGAGGGGTCGGGGTTAAGGGGCGTGCAAGCCCCTAAAAAATCTACCATACAAAGTTCAATTACAAAGTTAGGAGCATGTTCCCAAATAAAACAACCATTACAAGAGCTTTCGTCATTGAAGGAAAATTTGGCGATTGCATCCGCTACTTTATTGGCTGATCTCTTCTCAAAAACGAGCTCTAAATGAGGAGAGGCTCGTACTAATTCCCTGCACTCAGCAATGATATTAGTAAAGGGACCACAAGAAGGTCGTTTCTCAAAATGGCGGTAACGGCATTAATACAATCTGAAGCAATCACAAATTTACTGGTGGAATGAGTAGCAAAAAGTATCCCTTTAATAATAGAAAGGATCTCACTAATGAAGGGGTTAGGGGCACTCAAACGGCTGGACCAACCCCGTACCCaagtgtggggtaatatccgtataagaccctttaaatttaggactataacgtaaatttaacatgtgaaatatggtcataaacgaaatacaacaatgaaacgataaagattaagaatcaacctcgggtcctttgtagtgcggcgtaaagaatgaAAATCAacgagatttcctcctaattgttgcacccaagaccgtccgagactatgcccttgtgctagaaatgctttctaattgacttgcaatattgagaaagctattgtgagttttgtcgatgtgagatctaggaatttcagagaaaattgctccgaaaccctaatattttcgagaatgaatgattaggtttcaaaaggagaagaaactctccttttgttccttcaTTCGGCCGTGGGTTTCATGAGGGGGAGTGggcttgtccacttcctccttattaatcTCGTGGTCCGATaaatttcgctaaaatgtatacgacgcggtttttataaatcgtcatcggttatcggctattaaaacatcaactaataacacgggttagttgaagtattaatacatgtccgacaaagacgatattgtataatttattcaatatacattaattaaatataatcgtttatatttaatttacgaattaactgtttaattcgccttagcccattttatttaatccgtattaaatataatatctcaacatcacattttgactaattattagtcaaataactcggactaactggttagtcaaaattggcatcaacatgactgtattttcatctcttgtcacatctctcaaacgtatcctataggtgtgacttttagggaccagttgatcaccgccatctgtatgacaataacgtcaaacttatctagcaagccaaccgttattgataaacgtggatcaactgataataataccaaaagtatgccctttgatccttttagagatttataagtccttgcactaactgttaaggacaccagccccaacaagctcccacttgtccgtacaagtgtatgtgcaatgacgttatccgcactaactggaggacacaagctccaacaaactcccacttgtccgtacaagtgtatgtgcgataaccgattctcatattcatttaaaatttctcccactcaatgtaaaacaatttgcggatccggatccgcaaaggtcgtattttacaatcgatctgtatcaagagtggtttccccgactagagagtaacttaactgataaaacgaatccgtatccgagcatggccatgcatttcagttacagctcctcgagtggccctgagaaatatcgagtacctgataaaggctgaatatttccttcaactcgaactccttccgatctaagcgcagcatgaaatgacccagaaaaaatctacttggccccctgttacggatgaccgtgagaaagaaaccaaagtcacccaaaatctgccttagtctcaagagacagtcgatagtcaaaagaatcgactcttaggatcaccatggaagtcctatccacgaccgggcaccgaatgttataaaacatttaggactccacgtcgatgtcacaattgtgtcctacgaaatatccgtataaaccgcctctgtgattggtcagtcaaccggttgacttatggctcgttgaacccaccatcaaccaacgtcacaaaataattgccagagttatcagctcatgtgggcaattaaggactgaaaaatataatgttcgttcagttcactttgtggtgttcaaaaattgtcgtacaattccacatgaaaaacaaaatatataaaatatcaaaacgatgatgtcgtagagagtacataagggaatgaatctaatccataaaagagtactacaacttaggaacacgtttaattcccatggaattaacgtgcccttcatgcttatcttgtcgtaatggtttagtgagaggatctgctatgttatcctcagtagcaatcttttctatcactacttccttttgctccacgtaatctcggattagatgagctttccgttgtacatgtctagacttgttgctagacttaggctccttagcttggaagatggcaccactattgtcgcaatagatggtaatcgggtcattcgaactaggcactacagatagcccatgtaagaattgacgcatccatatcgcttcctttgtagcttcggacgcggcatagtactcggactcggtcgtagaatctcttgtaatgctttgtttcgaactcttccactgatcaagcagccattaagagtaaaaacgaatccagaccgagattttgagtcatctcgatccgtttggaagctagcatctcacgaatccggttgcgcatagcttttgagggcctccataagtcaatgcccaatctttagtcctccgtaggtacttaagaatgttcttgacagccagccaatgtgattcacctggatgctgttggaatcgacttgtcgtactcaatgcatatgccacgtcgggacgtgtgcatatcatggcatacatgattgatcctatagccgaagcataaggaatccgtgccatgcgctctttctcttccggtgtctctggtgcctgagacttgctcaaatgcacccctggagccataggaagaaaccccttcttggagttagtcatgctgaatctctctaggactttgtctatgtaagactcctgactgagagataacatccgacgtgacctatctcgatagatacggatgcccagaattctttgtgcttcacccagatctttcatctggaaatggtttttcaaccatactttcaccgaagttaagagaggtatgtcattcccaatcaggagtatgtcatcgacatacaatattaggaagacaatcttgctcccactcgacttgatataaagacatggttcctcgaccgatcgagtaaatccattttctttaatcacttggtcgaagcgatgattccaactccgagatgcttgcttaagtccataaatggaacgcttaagcttgcacactttcttaggatgttctggatcgatgaaaccttcgggttgtaccatgtacaactcttcctccaaaaagccgtttaagaaggcggttttcacatccatttgccaaatttcatagtcatgaaaagcggcaatcgctaagataatccgaatggaacgcagcatgactacgggtgcaaaaattttatcgtagtgcaaacctggcacttgggtgaaacctttagcaactagtcgtgctttatagatatcttgttgaccttccacagaatgctttatcttgtaaagccatttgcattaaaggggacgaaccttagcaggtaagtcaacgagatcccatacgttgttctcatacatagagtccatctcggattgcatggcctcaagccatagctttgagtcagaactagtcatggcacctttataggttgcgggttcactactcgttaagagtagaacgtcatctatgtcatgttcctcgaccataccaatgtatctgtctggaggaatagagactcttcccgacctcctaggttcctcaggaatattcaccgcagccgggattgaaggaattagttcctccaatggttgctcggtatttggttctggaatctccgacaggtcgaaggttctatcactctttgcattctcaagaaattccttctctaagaatgtcgcactagccgcaacaaaaacacgttgttcggttggcgaataaaagtaatgaccaagtgttcctttaggataacctataa from Silene latifolia isolate original U9 population chromosome 10, ASM4854445v1, whole genome shotgun sequence encodes:
- the LOC141607206 gene encoding uncharacterized protein LOC141607206, whose amino-acid sequence is MDDPHYIHHSDTLSNKLVATPFDGTGFGGWKRAMLTALSAKKKVGFIDGTIPRPSSTAATALLWQRCNDTVLSWILNSVSPEISKSILFSSTARVAWVELEERFGQSNGAQLYGVQKKLNDFSQGNDNIGSYFTKLKTIWDEIDGMGMNPVCVCTCTCGAKDKQLKFQEDQ